From the genome of Podospora bellae-mahoneyi strain CBS 112042 chromosome 2, whole genome shotgun sequence:
TACATGCGACGGAGACGGACCGGTAGGTCTTCTATCTGGCCTTCAAAGTGCCCCTTGAAAGCCAAGTCAAAGGCCCTGAAATGCAGCGGATGTTGAAGGAGGCAGAGCCGCAACTCCCGAAGATGGCGGCTGCAGAGTGCACACTGCTTTCAAGACTGACGATCATAAACTTCTCGCTACCGCTTCTGCCTTCCTGAATCAAATTCTGCGGTTGAAGTGTGGCACCACGAATGACGAGTTCGACGAGACCGTAGGAATCGCTGTCTATCACCTCAGTGGTGCGAAAATGTATGTAGCCCAGATTCGCTTTCAACTCTTTCTGCGAAGATGTGCCCTCGGCGCAATGTATAGTGCATCAGTGCCGTCCGCCTTATGCTCTACGCTGATTGCCACCTTGAAGCTGCTCGGAGATATTTCAGACAACTGTATTATGGCATCGCACCTAAAAAGCAACGGTGTTAGCGTCGCACACCGAAAACATCAATCCGGTCGATCCAAAAGAATCACCAGCTTCGAACTAACTCGGGGAAAGCAAACACGTTTATCACATCCGTAGTTTTTGGTATCAGTTGACAGGTTGATGGTCCTGGCTCGTGTGATAGATTCGAGGCTGCAAAGAGTACCGATGATGCCGGTGTTGCCCGGTGGTCGAGACATCCTGGTCCTGTTGTTGCAGCTTATGCTGGTAGCCGAGGAGGATCAAGAGACGATAGTTTGATAATTCAAGTGCGAGGAATAAAATAACAAACGGGTGCTCAGGTAATTTGAATAGAAATCGAGAAAGCCGTTGGAAATCGAAGAGAACGAGATACGAAAAGAGACTCGTGTTTTCTAGAATGAAGGGAGGTCGAAGGAATAAGAGGAAGCAGAGTTGTATTCCTCCACGGTGTAAGAAATGGAAGGAATTCACAAAAGAGGAGTGAAACGCAGCAAGTCGCAGGCGAGAACAAAATTTGATCAGTGTTCTGAGAAGGCAGAGCAAACGGATCGATCGtaccttcttcaacaaccgcACCTTCTCAACAGCGCTTCTGCAAACACATTGTGGACCCAAAAAGAGACACTGCAGCTCTGTATTGACGTAATTCACCCAAATAACACTTGAGAGACACTTGAAACGAAAGGTGGCTAAGAGACCTTAGAAGATCTACTGACGATCCTTGAATTCAATCAAAGGTGGCAAACCTCCAAACATATCAAATTTCATGGTCCAAGTACATAGCATCGCGCTTTGTGCTTTCTGTACAAACAAATCACGGCCCCAAAAAGGCATCAACCCCCAGGTATCAAGAAATCATAGAAGAGGTCTATCCAGACAAAAAGATCGACCATGCTGGGACTCGAACCCAGAACCTTTACCAGCTGGAGATTTAACTTGTTCACACATGTTGAAACCGGAAAGTAACGCGCTACCATTGCGCTACACGGCCTATCAATATCACCATGGTGGGATCTTCAGCCCAAGACTACATCTCTTACAGACATATTGCAGCGCAAAatctttcttcctcttcacttCTGTGACGAACACAAAACATACCTGGAAAAGACAACTGCAGAAGCGATCAGAAGAAGTCACaattaataaaaagataTTGGGACTCGGATACCGGGAGTCGAacccggggctgttgagagatTTCAAGACTGAATCTTAACGGACACTTCTGAGAAGTGAGAGTCAACTATGTTACCGCTACACCATACCCGATTTTGGAGAGTGTGGTTTCCGATTTGGATGCGAGTTGTGGAGGGAAACGGGGTATATCAGGTAATGGGAACTGGGTTGTGTGGATATCATGACTCAAATCAAAGTTCTCTATCACTGGCAAGGCAGGCTCCCCCTGCCAACACCATGTTCTTTGATTCTGTCCAGGGATGCCCAACTCCAAGAAGTCCAATTCTTGTTTCATCAAAGACCAAAAGAACAttgccagcaccaccagtgCATATGTTATTGTTGCGTGCATATGTATGAACGTGTGATTGTCACCCCCAAAAGCTTGCTCAAGCTCTCAACAGTCATGCCTACCTAAGATAGTTTGAGGacccatcatcgccaactTTATCCTCTCCCAGATTCCCACAAATCTCCTCAATAGCTTTGTCAAATCCACCCGTTCCCTCCTCGGGtaatccccctccctcctagGCCTCCGATCCATATGCCTCATATGCTCTTCCGACGGCGGCAACCGTTCCCAAACATCCCTATACACCCCCCTCGGCACAACCGCAAACCTCTCATCAATCCTAACCTTGTTCTCCTCCGTACATATCAGCGGAAACGGACCCTCCCCAGTATCATCCTCCTTCAAGAAAAAATCAACCAACCCTTTCTGTTGACTATCCAACAGCTGCCAGTACCTAGGCGTAGTCCCCGCCCGGCTAGGAACAATGTAGACGTTCGGCGGCTGAGCAAGATTCTGTTCTTCAGTCTTTCTATCAAAAGTCACCACACCTCCCAAAATCCTGTACTCAGCCCGGTAACCAACAAGGTTTAAAACCTCAAAGGGGTAAATATCACCATTTAAATAGTAAGGGTGGCGAAACATAGTAGGAAGCGTCTCATCATCCGGGTCTTGCTTCCAGTGGGTAATCGTCTCGATGGAACGATCTCCCGTTCCCTGGTGAACTTCGATACCAACATCGAACAGAAGTACCCCTATTTCGTTCAAAGCCATAGCAACGAGCTGAATGAGACGAGTGTTGAAAACCTTGCTACCAGGCGTGGATTGGACGTACTTGGTTGTCAACTCACGGGGAAAAGACAGGAGCTCAAAGTCAAGCTTGTACTTATACTCAAGGGCAAACTCTAGAGCGCCGGGGCAGAGTTCAGGGTGGTGTTCAATGGGGTGGTTGCCATTGACGGCAGGGATGCGCTGGCCACACCATCGCCGCTGGTTTACCCCTGCCGGAGTATGTGGACCATGCTATTTTGGATATATTTTAGACCAGAAAGGGCTCAGCTTCGTCGAAAGGTACCGGCGATATCAGACGCCTTTGGTTGAACTGAAACCATCAGTTGAGACTCAGTAGAGCAGACAACTGGTGGTCGTTGGGACCTCTCTGTTGTGATGAGTTGAGGACCCAGTCTGGCTTCGAGATTGTTAGCCACGATGAGCTTCAGAAGTTAACAACGTAAATTAATGTAACCGCAACTCCGTCCGCGGAGCCTTTGACAGGTAGAGTTGCTTTTTGAGATTGAATGCGTGGCGTTAATGGGACATGGGAGTATCAGATAAAGGTTGCTCGGGACGTGACAGCGAATATACTTTGCTTCGCTTTTAAAGTGATTTGGAAAACTGTGTCGCGTGGTATGTGCTGTAGAAAATCGACCAAATCCCCCCCCTGCCCATCAGACAAGCACAATGTTGCCCATCCCACttgcctcctctcccctcatAACCCCCTCTACAAAAGCTtcccccacaacctcccaccTATTCTCTTCTTTATCACCCCTCAAAACATACGGGGTCCAATACCCCTTCACAACACCAATTTTATCCCCTACTCGGGCATACCGCGAAACATGCCCCAAATACCCCCTCTTAGttttcaccaacctcatccctctCAACGGCTTCCTCATCGCCACTCTAATCTCTTCAAACGTCTTTTTCGATTGAGTCGACTCCAAGTCGTCTCGTCGAGCAACAACGAAAATATCTCTGCAAAAGTGTCCGAACAGGGGTGCATGCCCGCTCGAATCCTTCCCAGCAACCATTGTGTGCCAAAAGGCCGTAAAGACAGAGCCATGAGCAGGCGGGTACATTGTGTGAAAGTTCCTGGAAACGAATTTGATGCATCTGATCCAATCTTTGTTGGCCGACAGAGGCTGTACGATATCCGGATCTGAGAAAACAGTGCTCATCACAGCAATGGTATCAAACACCCTGCCTTCAGTGTGTAGTTCGCTGTTGTTGGACCCAATGATTTGGTAACGAGCCGGATGTTTGGGGAATTTATACGCCTTTTCCGACCCAGAGGCGTTTGTACATGTTTGCGGTCGAGCTCTCATATCCCAGCGCAGTTGTCTCTCGAGGCTTGCTCCAATCAGGAACCCACGAGGGACATCCCTCAAGAGGCTCATGGTCGATCGAGTTAAGCATGGACTTGAGTGGGGTCGTGTTCCGCTTAAGCAAACCGACCACCATCGTGACACAGATTCGAATACTTGTAACTGTCGTGGTAGCTAATCTTGATCCAGCTGTTCTTGATCTCAGCCATTCCCAGCAAGCCATAGATTTTGTCTCGGGCGTCGTAACAAAGAGATTGCCGAGCGCTCCTTAGAGCTGGACTGATTAGCCACTCCTCTGGCCATGGCTCTTTGGTCGCTGGATATCCTTCGCGATCCGAAAAGAGTCTCAAGATCTGGGTGAAATTATCAGGGCCCGGAAACTTGAGATTAAGCCATGGAGTAATGCCACTCTGTTGAAGAGTGAGGCAGGCGCTGGTGAAGACGTCCCAGCTCATCATTGTCCTGCTCTCCGCCACAGGCTAGAGTGATATCCTGAGACAAGATCACCTCCTGGTAAATCTATAACCCCTGGAATCATGGTCGTGTCACCAGATTCCACACACCAACCCAGGTTGCCGAATCTGCGGTTGGCAGGCAGAGCCTTTCAAAGTCCTCTGGACATCGAATCGCCGATGCATGTTGTATCAAATCGGGAGCATCGCGTAGAAAGTCGAATGCAGCTGCCGCCTGCGCCTTTTCGTCGTTGTTGCTCTGATCGATGCAGATCTGATCTATTCACAGCACCACCGAGTGTCCAGATGGTCTCAAGTGCTGAAGAACACCGTACAGTGACTTGGTAATAAGCTTCTCATGTCCATCGACGTTGATGGGCATATCAAAGGCACCTGGTCCCCATGTGTAGCTGAGCGCGGTGTACCAGATCGGTTTAACCAAGTCATCCATCAACAGGCCAGACTTGTTTTGAGGCACGGTGACTTTCTCTGCATTCCAGGGAACAGTGATGGAGGGTGCAGCATATTGAGTCCTCGTTGCTGCCTGGTTTGATTTCCAGAACCCGAATTTCATACGGGTCAAATATAGATCGATAAAGTGTTCCGGGTGAGTCATTCCTGGGAGATATCTTCTTCTTTGATGCCCATGCTATAACCGCGGCTTCCGGGAACCTATCGGCCTCTGATGCTATGCCAGGCTGTTGCCCGAATCTCGCAGGCTCAAGGATGGGATTGTCCCGCCATTCCAAGTAGCAACCGAGTCTTAACTCGGAAAGAACATGCAAGTGTTGGTACAAGCGGTGGCCTGTGAGTTCTGGCATGTCCAAGTGTTTCTGAACTAAAAGGCCACTGGTGAAGGTTGTTTGAGGATTTTCAACACAGCCAGGCAGGAGGCAGGCAACCAAGCTCTGGCCAGGCAGTTGGGTCGCACCTACCCAACATACAAAATAACTGCTGCACTCACCCCATTACATCTGcacaaccaaccaccaccttctaGAATCAGGACCACATAGAAAAAGGAACACGAATCAAGGTTAGCAAAAAGAGTTAAAGACTGAGAAAAATGCAAAAGATTATGCGGTTTATGTGGATCGAACACATGACCTTCAGATTAATGATTGAAGTGGACTTCAGTCTGACGCTCTCCCAACTGAGCTAAACCCGCTTTTCATATCATCTGGCGCCGGATATTACAGTCATGTTAGTAGAAgcagcttgctgctgagTCTGGTCCAGTCCAATAATGCACTGACTTTTGGCCCCAAGGAACAGAAGCAAGCCTGGAAATAGCGCCATCCCCTTGTTGACATCCAGTCCCTTCAGCCGCTAGAACCACcggtgaaaaggggggtaaAAAGGGGCAACTCGTTACTGTACAGAAGCTCATTATCAGGGAAACTAATACAGACACTGGCCACCGCATCGTCACAAACCCGTATCGTTCTGTTTCGTTACCCATACAGCTGCAGGGTCCAAAGCCCAAGCCCACAAGTCGGCAAACAAAGAGATTCCTCCCCGTCAACTACCGTCAGCACCCTTGGGAATAGCGTCATAGACACGGTCAACAAGACCattcccccaaccccgttcccccttttccccatctcccaaccccaatACCTCGGAGAAAAGGACCCAAAGAGATCTCCCAAATCACGATCCCCAAAAAGCATGACATCAGCCACTCCCCTGTAAACCAAGTAGAAGCCACACAAGTGGAGGCAAGTACCTCGCACAGTGTGCGCCCCAAAACCACACCAATCGACCAGAACGTTCACCAtgtcccctttcccctcaaaAGAGCCTctatcatcgtcatcaatcATGACCAAGTTTGGCAAGTCCCCTATTGATGATGTCAGCAAAGAAGTACATACACATGCGGAAAGTTGCGTTGAGTTGTGGAGAGCCACACAAGCTTACGTACAAAGTAAACACTTGATTTGCCGGGCATTATTTTGTGCCTTGGCGTAttcgccccctccccttttccatcctTCTCAGCCACTGTTGACTGGGCTGTACCTGGGCTAAACTTCCAGAAAAAGATCCAAGTCACCCAAGACAAGAATTTGAGATGAAGGCTCACAGAAAGAcaaccaagaaaaaaagagtgGGAATTTTGACCCAAAGTCAAATTAatgcttgttgttgatgttgtcaaCCTGGGTATCAGGGAACAAAAAGAGAGAAGCCTCGGTATAATCTATGTAACATGTGtagtgtgtgtgtgtgtgtgtgtgtgtgtgtgtcgttCCCATTCCcttcccaaaaaaaaaagataacGAGCGCTCAACCTCGCCATAAACCAACCCTTCCTTTATCCCAAATGCCTAAACCAAAAACGCGCGCAAAATGCCCATAAAACCACTTATTAGTCTATCATAAAcgcagccatcatcatcctcaatcCTACTCAGAGACAGCACCGAAGCAGGTCTCCATGATAATACCGGTGATTTGATATGGGTCGGCGTTGGAAGCGGGACGGCGATCCTCAAAGTAGCCATAACCCTTGGCCGCGCATTCCCTTGGGATACGGATAGAGGCGCCGCGGTTAGCGACGCCGTAGGAGAAGGTGTCGATGGAGCCAGTCTCGTGACGGCCGGTAAGGCGCTTCTCGTTACCCTCGCCGTACACGGCAATATGCTCGGCGTGGCGGctctcgagcttcttgatggcggctTCGATGTGCTTCatgccgccctcctcacGCATCTCCTTGGTGGAGAAGTTGCTGTGAAGACCGGCACCGTTCCAGTCGCCGGGAATGGGCTTGGGGTCGAAAGAGACCTTGGCACCGAACTCCTCGGCCacacggtggaggaggaagcgagAAAGCCAGAGGTGGTCACCCATCTCGATACCCTCGCAAGGGCCGACCTGGTACTCCCACTGAGCGGGCATCACCTCGGCGTTGGTGCCAGAGATCTTGACGCCGGCATACAAGCAGCACTTGTAGTGAGCCTCGACGATGTCACGCATGACAACCTTGCCAGCACCGACACCGCAGTAGTAGGGTCCCTGAGGAGCAGGGTAACCGTTCTTGGGCCAGCCATAGGGACGGTCGTTGAGGTCGAGCAGAGTGTACTCCTGCTCAAGACCGAACCACGGCTTGTGCTCGGCGTGAGCCTCCATCAACTTGGCGCACTCGTGGCGGTGGTTGTACTTGTTGGGGGTGCCATCGTTGTTCAAGCACTCGGCAAGAACACTGTTTACTGGAGTTAGTTATGGTTACAACCTCTCGAGTTCAGGACTTCACATACAGAATGTTGGGGGTACCCCTGAACGGGTCGGGGAAGACAGCAACGGGCTGGAGGTAGATATCCGAGTTCTCGCCGGGAGCCTGGCCAGTGGAGGAACCGTCAAAGTTCCACATGGGAAGCTCAGCGGGAGTATAATCGGTGTCCTTGGCATCAAGAGTCTAATAGGAGCGCCATGTCAGTGTCTGGTGTTCCATCAAGATCTAGCTTCATTGTCCCAAAGATGTGGCATGCACAGCCCGGCAACAGCGCTGAATTTGGCTTTGCGGTGTGTCGACAATTCGTGATCCGGGATCCTCGTGTTCATGCGATATGCGGTGCGGCGATGTCCGTCGGCTGGCGGTGCAAGTCTGGCCGGAGCAAGCCAGGGACCGTCGGTGTAGCGGCGAGGAGTTTGTCGAGTCACAAGCGGTGTCGTTGCTGGGATTGTCCATGGCGGGGTTTGCCAGCGAGCATGCAGAGTGGGGTGAAATCGTGATTTTAGCGGGGTGTGATTCCGCTCGCGTCAGCAACGCAGAAGGCGAAATCGGAGTCGCGCCGAGGTTTCCCCAAAAATTCGAGTGGAATGTGGTGAGCCGCCGGTAGCAGTTGACTGGATGCGGACCCAGATCCGGAGGTGACACCAGATCACAGACTAATCCGcaggtggtgtgggtggtttCGTCGTTTGGGTTCGTCGTTGGTTGACCCGCCAAGCCGCAGCATGCCCAAAAACCATTGTTTGCCGGTTGTGCCGTCATACGAATGacgacggagaagaagaaacatAGGAAAAGTTCGGGACAAGAACATCAAAAGAATATTGACATACCCTTGATTTTGAGCGGACACCGCCCTCACTGTCGACCCAGATGTACTCGGCAATAATCTTGCCGCCCTGAGGCAGACGGAGGAACTTTTGCAAGTTCTCCGTGTAGGTGATATGTGATGGGTCGGCCTGAAGAAGCATGTTAGCCTTCCCGTTCATAGACAAAGTCGAATACCATAACGACGAGATAACTCACCATTTTTGTGAAGttgtgggggttgttgtttttgaaAAAGTGGTATGGGATccggcgaggatgagagtTGGTTTGTAGGTGAAAGTGACAAACGTTATGCAAACTCGATAACAAGAGAAGATAGAATGTCGATGCACAAGGCGATAGTGGAGgagaaaacaacaaaagaaggTTCAACGGGCAGCGGGGGCTGAGGCTTTTATGGTAAAAAAGATTGTCGTCTGAAGGTGGACTTGCAAAGCGTTCACGGTGGCAGGGCAGTGCGAACAAGAATTACAGGAACATGCGGTGCCTTGCTCGAGGTACAGTACAGAGGTACCTGGAACACGCCGAGGCGGCAGCAACCCAGGAACACCGTACAACAAGGGGTCTGGGAGTGTGGGGAATGGACAGATGGGAAACTGTGTGTCCTCCCAGTGACACAGCGAGCATCTGAAAAGCCAGCCGAAAAGCAGCTGTGCGATGGAATCGTCCACGGATGCGTCCTTGTGTCCTCGACGGCCGTGGCCTGTCTCACGAAGACCTagtggggtggttggtggggcGAAGCCAGCGATGGCTGGGCGCGGTACGTACCGGCCGGGCGGTAATTACACACATTACCAGTTGGTAATACTTCCCGTACGCGAGGCGTCCAGGTTAAAAACAGCGCAACGGTTTCTCTATCGGTGGCCGCTGCGCCCTTTGCGTTTCATTGCCGGGCTACACATTTCGCGATGCCGCTTTTTAAGGGTTTTTCTTACGTACATTTGCAACACTGTTGGTGCCAGACGAGAGAAGGTCGTGTACACTAGACAGGTCCAGATCGGATGGAAGTTGGCAAGCTTGCCCAACGTTTGCTGGACTTTATTGAATCCAGCCATCTTGCCCTTGTGGGatcttcctcgtcgggtCTCGTATGTCCAAGACACACAATCATCGGTCCTCATGATCTGTTTCCACTTGTTACCACGAGCATCGATGTCTTTTTCCAGGGTTCTGTTGATGCCCTGTGACACATCTTGGAGGAACCACAATCCACATGCTGCCCCGCAAACTTTTGGAGTTTCTTTCACATGGCATCGCTGTCGACGGCGGGATATCCGTGGGTCTGTGATAGGAAGGCTCGGCGACCCGGGTGACCGGGGTGGGTGACGCCGAATATCAAAATTCGGTGTTGCTTGCGGTCCGACTTCAGCCATTGAGCCGGTACCGAAACGCTCCGTCTACAACTGAGACATGAGGCAATAATAATCCTCAAGGctggaaaaaagaaaagagattGGAAATGGAATCGCTGAGGCCTTTTTCCCCATCGCAGCGGCATCTTTCCTGCCGTGTACTAACCCTGAGAAGGTTTGGGTTGAACATGGGGCTGAAAGATGAAAGTGCCGGGTTCTGGAAAATCATCCGCTCATCCTGGCTCGTTCATCGGAAGACTATCACTCCTGCTCCGGCCGAGCCTCCGGGATCTACTTCTTGGACGCGGGTTTCCGGCTCAACAATGAACAGATGTTGTTGTCATTGTGTAGGGTTGCTAgcggaagatgatgagagggCTAATGTAATAGGTGCAGAGTGCATGCTGAGATGGGGGTCAGTTCTGTCCGGTTGTCGACATGGAGTGCGTTGTTTGAAGTCTTGGGCAGGCCGAGACCTTCTGTTTCTCCCCATCAGGAAGCGTGTCTCATCCCCACGATTTCCCCTggcgggaggtggtgggagagaatGTGTGGGGTTcgcaccatcaacctccGGAATTGCTTGTTGTATGGGTACCGTCTGGAGTCGAATTCTAGACATGTAAAGTGGAAAGGCACTAGGAGAAGTGTCTTTATGCTGGTCGAGTCATTAGTGCGCATCAAGTTTCGTCGATTCACAAAGACATCCGCTAGACATCAAATCAGTATCTGGTTTCCTATCTTTCTCCTTGAAGAAAAACTCAAATCTATCTTTGTTTTGACCCTGGGGCCATGTTTCAATCTTAATTTTTTCTCCGGGTGTTCTTTCATCGTCGCATTCTTGGCAATGACCTGCGGCTCCTGGTGGCTCCGGGGCATGGCAGTGCCCCAAAATCGACGTTCCCGCCGAGCCATGCACGTGTTAAAGATCTGCTGAACATCAGCGCCCTTTAGGTTGCCTCTTGACATCATCGTGGGTTTGGGTTCAATGCCGTAACCTGCTGCCGTCGTTCCTTAGCGTCATAACCCCATTTGAGAATCTCCATGAAACAGCGGCCTTCAGAGCCTCGCTCGTGAGGTGTTGAATTGCCCTCGTATTGTTCTGTACTTACGGTAAGCCACGTCTGTCTTGTAAGTGTGCTAAGTCCCACCAACGCGCGTCTTTTTCCGCGACGCGATTGAAGTTGATGAGTGGgtgtggagatggtgaagtcTGGATGCTGGGTTCAACCCGACCCCACAAAGAATGAAGCGGCAGCCACACCAGCGGCAGCTGTCttttgtgggtgtgtggCTCGTACCTCGACAGCCTGACAGCTCGTTTCTGCCCATTAACGAACCGGGAAATTTCGAGGTGCATCTCGACAAATTTCAAGATTCTCTGCCGTGCAACAGCACACAGCTTTACCGCTTCTTTTCTATCCGCCTTTACCGTAACCTCAGCGGCATACAGTTACCCAATAGATTCCTCCTTGCCGCATATTACATCTGCAAGCCGGACCGCAACTCGTGCAGCATCCCATCCGCTTCCGGGTCCAAACTTGAagtcttccaccacccctgtTGAAGTTTTGAAGATGTCAGGTAAGAATAATCCAATTCAATCATCCAATTCGTGTGGCGAGATCTCTTCTGGCCAATGGCCATCCTGGACGCCGCATCACttatcgtcatcctcccatTGGTCCCAGCGCCTTTTTGACTAAGTTCTTGAGTTTGGACCACTTCAAGCCTGGTCTGGGCGCGCTACGGCCGCCGGGGGTCCACTTCGGACTCCCCGCGGTGCCGCATCAGACGGACGACGGGTGTTACATCGCATGCCCAGGAACGCCTGGTTCCTATCGTGAACATTCAAATGAGAAGAACATCTGCTCAAAAGTCACCGGTACTTCGTATGTTTGACAGTTAGTGCAAGAGGAAATTCCCTCAAACTAGACATGGGACAAATCCTTTCCGCATTTGTATTTCTCTCTGCCAGATCCGTTGTCTTGTTGCATGTGGTTGACCAAATGGGCATGTGCTGGCCAACACAGTGCAGAACTGCCGGTGTCGGGCTGCCTGGGCTTCAAGGTGTCGACACACGTCTAGAAGCAGCAGATTGGATACTCATCAAAGTTTGGCATCAGCGGAGATGTACATTTCTGTGCCTTCAAGATTGCTAATCAGTTGAACATCAAGGTTCAGCCAAGTTACGGACAAGACTTCCAGAACAACCATTCAGACTTCTGTACCATGTATGACACATGTAAGAGTTGCGCCAATGAACACAACTTCCCCACGCTCTCCACGACAGATTGTGACAACCGCTGTGGTAACACGTTGACACCAAATAGGTCGCTGTGCTCCCGCACGCAACAAATGCCTAGAAACCATAAAAAGAGCAACGCTAGCAATCCTTAGCTCAGGCCTACATGACACGGATCTTGACAACCAAATATCCCGCAAGATAGCAGCTACGCCCCATCTCCTTGATATGCTCAAGCAAGTTCAAGGGCTGGAAATATCGATGTATGTGTAGGCTGTTGATCCTCGAAATCCTCGATGGGATCGCTGGAGTAATTCGGAATGCTTCGAATATCAGCCCGGCCATCAACGGCTCGCTTCCTCGGCCCACCTCTTCTCTTGGTTGCAGCTCTGGCAACTACTGGCGCTTTGCTTCGTTCCTGGAGCTGTGAACGGCTGCCCATAAAGAGCTTTGGTGGGGCAAATCGTGTTTGGTCTTCAACTCTTTGGACCCCTGACTGTTTGACCCCCACAGACCGCGGGGGTGCCAGAGCTGGCGCCGCAGACCACAGGTCAACAGATGCGGATAACGATCCCGAACTATTGCTCCCCACGTAACCCGCAGATCCCGATGTATGAGCCCTACCTGGTTCCCCACGGGGAGACTCCTGGCTGACAGATTCCGTACTGGTCGTGTTCTGGTTGTTAGGCTCGGCGTCTGATAAGTGTCTGTACCCCTGGTCATCAAGGACATTGCTGCCAGGCTCCTCACTGAGGATAGATGCACAACGAATGGACTGGCTCTGGGAACCCCCATCCTGTGATTGGGGAGTGCCTTGACTGTTGTCGTCTATGTGACTTGCAGAAATTCCCGCATCCGACTCAATAACGCTACTGCTAGCAATGGCCCTGAGGCTTGGGACGTCTGATGAAGACCATGGCTCAACAGAGTCAGACGGCTGGCCAATATCAGCTGTGTACAATGGACAGCCTGTTGCCGCAGTACTGTTGATTTCCATCTCCGGTGGCCCCTTGGTACACGACAAGCTTGAAGACCTAGATGGCTGCAATGCTCGGGCGGCATCCCGCGATGCTTGGGTGAACGCCATGGACTCAATGATAGTGctaccatcatcaccgaaTACAAATGACCGCCATCCCTCGTCAGCCTCCAGGGTCTGTGTCGTGATCTGTTGGTGTGGAACCTCACAAGAGCGTTCCAGAGATGGTGATTCTTTCGGCCATGAATTGCCGGAGGAGTTTGCGATGTTGCCACTCGATATGCTGCTACTTAGTATGGGCTGATGCTTTTGAGGGTCCCGGGTGGTGATTGTGTTTTCGCCGCCATGATGATAGCTACCGGATCCCCAGAGTTCGGTAGCGTCGACTGTGGGGTTATCGATCTGGCCAGACGCGAGACTGCTGAAGCAGCTGTTGCTTGTATTCTCGTACCCAAACTTCCTGGTGAGATTCAAGCTGGAGCTACTATTCGTAACGTTGCCATCTTCGAGGCGGTCTGCCTGGCGTTTATCAAGATTATCTCGATACATGTTCCTCTCTCCAGGGCTGCTGAGCGTATTCAGACCGCTGTTATCTGCGAAACTGTCGATGGTGCTCGCCGAATATGAATAACCGTCGTACTTCTGGGTTCCTTG
Proteins encoded in this window:
- a CDS encoding hypothetical protein (EggNog:ENOG503PAKI; COG:S); protein product: MVSVQPKASDIAGVNQRRWCGQRIPAVNGNHPIEHHPELCPGALEFALEYKYKLDFELLSFPRELTTKYVQSTPGSKVFNTRLIQLVAMALNEIGVLLFDVGIEVHQGTGDRSIETITHWKQDPDDETLPTMFRHPYYLNGDIYPFEVLNLVGYRAEYRILGGVVTFDRKTEEQNLAQPPNVYIVPSRAGTTPRYWQLLDSQQKGLVDFFLKEDDTGEGPFPLICTEENKVRIDERFAVVPRGVYRDVWERLPPSEEHMRHMDRRPRREGDYPRRERVDLTKLLRRFVGIWERIKLAMMGPQTILGRHDC
- the GLN1_2 gene encoding glutamate--ammonia ligase (BUSCO:EOG09262MXH; COG:F; EggNog:ENOG503NVDA) yields the protein MADPSHITYTENLQKFLRLPQGGKIIAEYIWVDSEGGVRSKSRTLDAKDTDYTPAELPMWNFDGSSTGQAPGENSDIYLQPVAVFPDPFRGTPNILVLAECLNNDGTPNKYNHRHECAKLMEAHAEHKPWFGLEQEYTLLDLNDRPYGWPKNGYPAPQGPYYCGVGAGKVVMRDIVEAHYKCCLYAGVKISGTNAEVMPAQWEYQVGPCEGIEMGDHLWLSRFLLHRVAEEFGAKVSFDPKPIPGDWNGAGLHSNFSTKEMREEGGMKHIEAAIKKLESRHAEHIAVYGEGNEKRLTGRHETGSIDTFSYGVANRGASIRIPRECAAKGYGYFEDRRPASNADPYQITGIIMETCFGAVSE
- a CDS encoding hypothetical protein (EggNog:ENOG503PQGA), producing MNWIDGDLHRSKRGRLRKVNPAKQRQKEYFARIRAQAEEREAARNDGRRSSSRQTVILAHQPSPQPGRRGSSSGIQNQYSPGHEEAIEQLRSFFKVPARQDSHGSATHQPLEQPPRNRGSETLLAKYGEEKLKEMRLKFLADLGRDPTPDPLKRRRRPEPPPRPDPWLHAPVVRHGPGNVPSHADTRKRKLDLSVPAIGGDAVKIRVGSQQKRLGAEGSAISGWNTIRTASQARTEKTSHPARPSSQYTYRNSSRLRQRSGHSLSKAPLSSHVDRNERIRGEYTIPLVPGSIDPSSSSSPLGRHESTSTAFDHSTKQPISHGSEDTSEALDRYEQLLAMAQGTQKYDGYSYSASTIDSFADNSGLNTLSSPGERNMYRDNLDKRQADRLEDGNVTNSSSSLNLTRKFGYENTSNSCFSSLASGQIDNPTVDATELWGSGSYHHGGENTITTRDPQKHQPILSSSISSGNIANSSGNSWPKESPSLERSCEVPHQQITTQTLEADEGWRSFVFGDDGSTIIESMAFTQASRDAARALQPSRSSSLSCTKGPPEMEINSTAATGCPLYTADIGQPSDSVEPWSSSDVPSLRAIASSSVIESDAGISASHIDDNSQGTPQSQDGGSQSQSIRCASILSEEPGSNVLDDQGYRHLSDAEPNNQNTTSTESVSQESPRGEPGRAHTSGSAGYVGSNSSGSLSASVDLWSAAPALAPPRSVGVKQSGVQRVEDQTRFAPPKLFMGSRSQLQERSKAPVVARAATKRRGGPRKRAVDGRADIRSIPNYSSDPIEDFEDQQPTHTSIFPALELA